In Nicotiana tabacum cultivar K326 chromosome 19, ASM71507v2, whole genome shotgun sequence, one DNA window encodes the following:
- the LOC142173443 gene encoding uncharacterized protein LOC142173443, whose product MMEFDVIRGMDWLASCYANVDCWAKVVHFNFLRESVIEWKVDVAAPRGKFISYFKARKMIVKGCIYHLVQVWDADAKPPTLRSVPDVSEFPEVFPYELPSIPYEREIEFDIDVPPDTQVISISSYRTTHVELKELKAKLKDLLEKSFI is encoded by the coding sequence ATGATGGAATTTGACGTCATTAGGGGGATGGACTGGTTGGCTTCGTGCTATGCCAACGTGGATTGTTGGGCGAAAGTTGTTCACTTTAATTTTCTAAGAGAATCCGTTATTGAATGGAAGGTTGATGTTGCAGCGCCAAGAGGGAAGTTTATTTCTTACTTTAAGGCTCGGAAGATGATTGTGAAAGGGTGtatctatcacctggtgcaagtGTGGGATGCAGATGCAAAGCCTCCCACCCTCCGATCGGTCCCAGATGTTAGTGAATTTCCCGAAGTGTTCCCTTATGAGCTCCCAAGTATCCCATATGAGAGAGAGATCGAGTTTGATATCGATGTGCCACCCGATACACAAGTGATATCTATTTCTTCATATAGGACGACTCATgttgagttaaaggaattgaaagcTAAACTAAAGGATCTTTTGGAAAAGAGCTTTATCTGA